A genomic stretch from Caloenas nicobarica isolate bCalNic1 chromosome 3, bCalNic1.hap1, whole genome shotgun sequence includes:
- the GJA10 gene encoding gap junction alpha-10 protein, producing MGDWNLLGSILEEVHIHSTIVGKIWLTILFIFRMLVLGVAAEDVWDDEQSEFICNTEQPGCNNICYDKAFPISLIRYWVLQIIFVSSPSLVYMGHALYRLRALEKERQKRKAHLRAQLEVLEPMPEEHRRVERELRKLEEQKKVNKAPLRGSLLRTYVLHILTRSVVEVGFMIGQYLLYGFHMSPLYKCTRPPCPNTVDCFVSRPTEKTIFMVFMNSIAAVSLFLNILEIAHLGLKKIQKSLYWRPRPPVGPAEEETSLFNSKKSSVVPLACPACDASPPRPATAPGPPLPAAPAALSPAPAPAGPPGRQHRGELRGSPPPRRRHSAAQHQGQQPPPSSSSEEAPRAAPGGGPGAAGAARRVPRKHSRVSVCRDLEEQRGDSPDSGHCPGTRKSSFLSRVLTGSRAGSDSESVASRGGSGPGSGSGSDSEGKRREEGSPPSSPPPPAAMGRRVSMSMLLELSSIMKK from the coding sequence ATGGGGGATTGGAACCTGTTGGGCAGCATCCTTGAAGAAGTGCACATCCATTCCACCATAGTTGGCAAAATCTGGCTTACAATCCTGTTCATATTCCggatgctggtgctgggtgTGGCTGCTGAAGATGTCTGGGACGATGAGCAGTCCGAATTCATCTGCAACACAGAGCAACCTGGCTGCAACAATATCTGTTATGACAAAGCCTTCCCCATCTCTTTGATCAGATACTGGGTATTGCAGATAATATTTGTCTCTTCTCCATCTCTAGTTTACATGGGCCATGCACTCTATAGATTAAGGGCTCTTGAGAAAGAGCGACAGAAGAGGAAAGCCCACCTGCGGGCTCAACTGGAAGTTCTGGAGCCGATGCCCGAGGAACATAGGAGAGTGGAGAGGGAGCTACGTAAGCTGGAGGAACAGAAGAAAGTGAATAAGGCACCCCTGAGAGGGTCTCTGCTGCGCACTTATGTCCTACATATCCTGACCCGGTCAGTAGTCGAAGTGGGCTTTATGATAGGTCAGTATCTTTTATATGGGTTTCACATGTCCCCCCTTTACAAATGCACTCGGCCCCCTTGCCCTAACACGGTGGATTGTTTTGTGTCCCGACCCACAGAGAAGACCATCTTTATGGTTTTCATGAACAGCATCGCCGCAGTCTCCCTTTTCCTCAACATCCTAGAAATCGCCCACCTGGGCCTCAAGAAGATCCAGAAGAGCCTCTACTGGCGGCCGCGGCCCCCGGTGGGCCCCGCTGAGGAGGAGACCAGCCTCTTCAACTCCAAGAAGAGCTCCGTGGTGCCGCTGGCCTGCCCGGCCTGCGACGcctccccgccgcgccccgccaccgcgccggggccgccgctccccgctgcccccgccgcccTCTCTCCCGCTCCCgcgccggcggggccgccgggccgCCAGCACCGCGGAGAGCTCCGCGGcagcccgccgccccgccgccggcacaGCGCGGCTCAGCACCAAGGACAGCAGCCGCCGCCCTCCTCCAGCAGCGAGGAGGCGCcgcgggccgcgccggggggcggccccggggcggcgggggcggcccggcgggtGCCCCGCAAGCACAGCCGGGTGAGCGTCTGCCGCGACCTGGAGGAGCAGCGCGGCGACTCCCCGGACAGCGGGCACTGCCCGGGCACCCGCAAATCCAGCTTCCTCTCCCGCGTCCTCACCGGCAGCCGGGCGGGCAGCGACAGCGAGAGCGTCGCCTcccgcggcggctccggccccggctccggctccggctCCGACTCGGAGGGGAAGCGCCGAGAGGAGGGCAGCCCGCCCAGcagcccgccgccgcccgccgccatgGGACGCCGCGTGTCGATG